The genomic stretch GCCCGAACTGTCAGGCTGCTCATATACGCCGCAAGGCAAGTCGTCGTGGCTGATCTGATTTTCGCCTCCCGGCGTCCGCGCGGCCTGCGGCACAAAGGACATCCCGACACCGTTCCACGCCGCGCATTTTTTCCGATTGCAGCTTCAACCCATGTCGTCAAGGTCGCGTTATAGGGGCAGCGCTGAACTTTTTCAGCCACGACAAAAATGGAGAATCGCATGAAGACGATGTTCGCTGCTCTGGCTTCCGCTCTGCTCGTTTCGACGGCTTTCGCACAAACTGCGGCACCGGCACCGGCACCGTCGACCTCTGCGACGATGGCGGCTCATGCTGGCAAGGCTGACCTGAAGGCCGGCACCGAAGCACAACCCGGCGCAACGAAGACGACAGCCGGCAAGGCGTCTGGCGAAGCTGGCGTCAAGAAGATTCCGGCCGCACACGCGAAGGCCAAGGCACACAAGGTGAGCAAGAAGACACAGGCCGTCAAGGCAGGAGCCGGGAAGGCCAAGACCGATGCTGGCAACGAAGCGAACGCCGCTGCCGCGAAGACCGACGCAACCGTGAAAACGCAATAAGGACCATCGGTCGCACACCGGCTCGTTGGTATCGGAATGCCGTACAGGGCGAGTCGAGGACTCGCCTTTTTTCGTGGCAGTTCAGCCAAACAGTTTCCTCTGCCACCTCCGGCTTTGCCGTTGCATGTCTGTCAAAGGTCGTCGTCGGGTATTTATGTCAAGCGTCGACGTCCGCTGCCCCGCCTTCCTCCTCTGCCCCGCGAAGCAGCCAATCAAACAGACAGCTTGTCGGCGTTATGCAAAGCCTTCCAGCCTTCCACAAGGCCGACGATCGGGTACATGCTTTTGTGTGTTTTCGGCCCGCAGCTCGTCCTGAAAAAAGCTAGCGGTGGTTCCTCGACCTCGGATTGCCTCGTTGTACTTCGCTCGTATCCCTCAGGCCACGCTCCTGTCGCCGCCATTTGAAAAACCCGCGTTCGGTCTGATTTCGCGATGTCATCGTGCTAGGATGCTTTTCGCTCACCGCGCCGAGGAATTAGCCATGGCAGCCCATGACTTCACCGAGTTCTCCTGGGACGAACAGGAAGACGTCAAGGCCGTGCTTGCAAGCCGCGGACTCGACCTGCGTGAGTTCAAGATCACGGACAATGACGACTATCCGGCGGGCGGCCGGAAGGGCGCGGTCCGGCAGATCTCCGTAACACGGGTCACCAACGGCAAGACGGCGATCTACGACACCGATCACTTCGCCACATGGCTCACGGATTTCGCCGACGCTCTGCAAGCAGGCGAGTTTGACGACTGAAGTCGCAGCATTCGGGGTGTTATATGCCTCGCCATCATTCGACGTGTGTATGGCCGAGACGCGATCCTCCCGTTAAATGATCAGCCTGTCTGGCTCCACGAATTTTGCCGGGTCGCGATTTGCGGCGCGAGAGTGAACCAAATCGTGGGAGGTCAGTTCACGCCACTCGGCGCGCACTTGGCGAGTTTGCAACTGCAGAAGTCGTGGTCAACACGGCGAGTCTCTCAACCGAAAATTCTTCGTTGAGGACAGCCACTCTGACCTGTGCCAGGCAATGCGCTCCCTCGTCCGTCCATCGCATTTGTTGCTTCTTCGCCATGCGATGGCTGACAACCAGGTTGACCGCGGACTCGGCAATGCTGCTACTGATCGGTAGCCCCTTGTGATAACGCATGCAATAGTTCACGAGCGTACCGGCGTTGTTCTCGATGTAGAAGTACAGGCGGCGCAGGTTCCAGTACAGCGTCGAGTACTCGTAGCCTTCCTTCGCCAACAGCGTGGGATCCATGGCCTTGATACGGGACACGGATTGCCGGCCCTTTCCATGCCAAACCAGCCACTTGGCGTGATCGATCTCTGTCTCCACAGCGCTTCGCTCGTGAGGCTCCATCGTCTGGCTCCCAAACACCGAGTTCTTCGCAGCCTTGAATTTCATCGCGATGTGAAACCAGTCCAGGATCCTTCCTCTAGCGAGCTGGCTGCCGTCCACAGCCTTGCCGAATTCGCCAGCGTTATCGCTGATCACGGTGACCCGCTCGTCTGGAGCCACGCCGCTTGCAAAGAGAAATTGGTCCAGCCGCGCGGGCGCCGATGGCACAAGCTTATGCACGTAAGCGTAGAGACGCGGGGTGCGATCAGCGAGAGTTGCGCGGCCCGCAACGATGTTGACATGGCGATCCTGCGCCAACTTCTGCGCCCAAGGCGATTTCAGCTCCGCAAGGTCGCGCGCCGCCCTGCGGCTCTTGGGGCTGCTGCTGAAGCTCAGCCACGCTGAGTCGACGCTCACGCAGCCGACGGCGGTCGATTCGCGAACCGGCTCCCCGCCGACCGGTTTTGGTCCAGACGCGATATCGCGGTTGATCTGCGCGTCCAGCGCGCTGCCCACGGCGAGGATTCGACGACGAGTACTACCGAAGGAAATCCCTTTGTCCAGTGGAAGGACCTCTCGAAGCAGCTCGGTGGCCTGACGGTACGGGAGATGGGCGGCCCACTTGGCCTGCAGGTACTCCAATTCCGGCGTCACACGCCGGTGAAGGGCCTTGCACAGTGGGCTCGAAGAACGGCGCGGTCGCCCTTGCTCTGCCGCACAGCTGCATGCCCAGAGCCTCGGACTCGGCACGTCGACCTTGCCAAACACGGTTCGCAGCACGATCGATCGGGCGTCCTTGTGCGCCAGCATCGAGCCACAGCGGTGGCAAGCCATTTGGCTCTTCATCCACCGGGCAGTCTGCTCGGGCACAAGAAACGATTGAACCTCGGCGAGCAAGGCACGACCTTCGGCAAGTGTCAGTCCCAGATCGGCGAGGCTGAGGTCATTTCGTTCAACCACAGCAAGAACCGTTGCATCAGTCGCACGCGCTTCCTCGCCCTCTACGCGGGCCTCGATGATCAGTCGCATAGCACCTCCGATCGGTTGGCAACGTCGCCAGCATAGCGGAAACGGCTCAGCGTGCCGGTCGGGCTCGCTGGGCTCTTTTCGCCGGGACTTCGTGATCGGGTGCGATGCCGTCATGCCGTCCATGACGTTGGTCAATGTCGACGGGAATTGCCTCCCACGGTTTGGTTCACTCTCCGCGTCAACGTGACACGCCCATTGGACATTTCAGTCTTCTTCGCTGGCCAATTCTGGGGCCGACATCCAACTTGGCGTGGCCCCGACCATGCCGTTCCGACGCTCCGCGCATTCGCTGAACACATGCCGTCATGGAAGGCGTGCGAAGGGTGGCCTTCTGCGACGGTCGCTCCGGAGGCCGGACAATTGCTCGCTCGTCATTAACGAGATCGGAGAGCGCAGAGACCAGCCCGAATAGAAGTACCAACGTCAGAAAGATCAACAACACCCAGTAATAGCCGTCGTCCATGTCACCCCCCGTTGGCCTGAACACTCCAATGGCGCTACTTGCGAGGACACCCGCCAAACCATTCGGAATAACGAAGCGGATTGCTAACCGGTTCACGAACACGCCAGGACGCTCAGCTGGCAGCACAACTCGCATCAACGAACCGAAGCGTTGCGCCGCCTCAAAAAAACTCCAGGCTCGCGACGGGTCCGCGACTCCCAGCCAGAAGAGTTGCGCCGCGCACGGGATCTCAACGTTCCGCGCGACGAAGCGCAATACTCGTGCGGCTTGAAACGTCTGCAGTGTTCTTCATATCCGCGGCCCCCCGTTTGCCCGTTCCGCCGAGGTGGCCAGGAACTGCGTCACACGATTCCCGGCAACGCGCCTCGCGCGAGTCATTCATTGCTGTACACAACGTCTTCCCCACTCTGCCGCGTACAACACGGCCTGACCTGCGTCGTGGAAATATTCCAGCGTGTGGAAAGCATCTATGCGGTTGCCGGGCCGCTCGACAAGAATGTTGGCCGGATAAAGGCCGGCTGCCGTTCTCCCCGTGCTCGCTGTCGGGCGACAACCTGCAAGGTATTCCGGGCGGACTATCTGACTCGTAGAACGGACTACTGGACAAAATGCTGCCTCCGTCTCGGCAAGCAGATGACCAGGAAAGCGAGCCATATCTTCATCGAAGACCATCGACAGGTATTGAGTTTGCGTTTTCATGACGTAGTTGAACCAACCGTACGTGGCCCGCCACGCGAACTGCAAAGGCGACAACACGCCGCGCCGCAGAGCAACGCAACCGGGCTCGAGTCGAGATCGCCCCCCGACCGGATGATCACGCACAAGCGTGATCACATAGCGATTTCCTGACGGATTCGCTACTGTCGCATATTGGTCGTGGGGTGCCTGGGAGGCTTGGCCCGGCTTCCGCCTGACTATCGTTTGGTAGTCAGGCAGAGCACCGGGCAGAAAGAAGTGCGGACTTGTCCGCAGGACAGACGCGGCTCCGGATGCGTTTTGCGATTTCTGGATTCCTGCGCGCAGTCGCCCACGTCCCGGCTCCGCCGGGTTGGAGGATTGCGCTGAAGGAACAAAACAAAACTAAAAACACAGCTATGGCCTCCGAACGAAGAAAGACTTCTGGAAAAGCCAGGAAAACTTACAGGTCCATTTAAACCCGGTTGCCGGAATAAGGCAAGCGTCAGCCGGGATTGGTGTCGCCCACCTCAATGTTCGCTCGCGATGTCTTCAGGCGTGAGAGGCGTTGTGCCGTATGACCGCGGCGCAAAGCGTTTAACGACATGCGCCGTCATGCCCCTGGCCAGTTCTTCCTCTCCAAAGAACACTGTCCCGATACCCTCCTTGCGGAGCATCTGCGACTCGTCCTCGCTGTGCGTACGCAAGACAATCTCGATGTCGGGATTGAGCGAGCGAGCCGTCTCGACCATTTGGGGGACATTGCGCGAATCGGGCATTGCGACCACCAGCATGGCTGCATCGGCGATATGCGCCTGAATCAGCACGGCGGGTTCCGTCGCATCCCCAGACACGGCAGCAACACCCTTATTGCGCAGGATCTCGACCAGCTCGCGGTTCTGCTCGGCCACCACATAGGGGATCCCGTTCGCATCGAGCGCAGTAGCGATGCGACGACCCACACGTCCGTGTCCCACCAGCACAACCTGCCCTTCAAGATACCTGCGCTCGATGCTCATCGGCAGTTCGGCATAGGGGTCGCCCCGTCGTTCCAAACGGCGAGCCAGGTCGGAATATTGAAGCGTCCAGCGCCTTATTGGCTCGATCGTCCCAAACAGCAGCGGATTCAAGGCAATGGAGATCAGCGCGCCGGCAAGCACCAGACTCATCCCCTCAGGAGACAGCAGTCCGAGTGCAAGTCCAAGACCAGCGAGGATGAACGAGAACTCCCCGATCTGAGCCAGGCTGGCCGAGACCGTCAATGCCGTGTTGAGTGGGTAACGAAAAGCCAGGACGAGAGCGAATGCCGCGACGGACTTGCCAA from Paraburkholderia hospita encodes the following:
- a CDS encoding ISKra4 family transposase; its protein translation is MRLIIEARVEGEEARATDATVLAVVERNDLSLADLGLTLAEGRALLAEVQSFLVPEQTARWMKSQMACHRCGSMLAHKDARSIVLRTVFGKVDVPSPRLWACSCAAEQGRPRRSSSPLCKALHRRVTPELEYLQAKWAAHLPYRQATELLREVLPLDKGISFGSTRRRILAVGSALDAQINRDIASGPKPVGGEPVRESTAVGCVSVDSAWLSFSSSPKSRRAARDLAELKSPWAQKLAQDRHVNIVAGRATLADRTPRLYAYVHKLVPSAPARLDQFLFASGVAPDERVTVISDNAGEFGKAVDGSQLARGRILDWFHIAMKFKAAKNSVFGSQTMEPHERSAVETEIDHAKWLVWHGKGRQSVSRIKAMDPTLLAKEGYEYSTLYWNLRRLYFYIENNAGTLVNYCMRYHKGLPISSSIAESAVNLVVSHRMAKKQQMRWTDEGAHCLAQVRVAVLNEEFSVERLAVLTTTSAVANSPSARRVA